The genomic stretch TCCCAGACCTGGGTGTAAAACTCCTCCGAGATGCGGGCGATTTCGCCGTCAATCACCCGCTTGCGCCACCAGTCGTGGGAAGTGGGCGCTTCGGCTTCTTCGGCGGCTGGTTCAATGTCGTCGGGCACCACCTGCCAGTTGATGGGGTTGTGGGGCTTAACGTGCAGCGACTCCCGCCGAAAGATCGCCTGGTTGAGCCCGTCGAACCCGGCCAATACCTGGCGCAGGCGAGTCTTCAGCTCAAAGGGACTGAGGTCGATGAGTTGACCGTAGGCCTCATCTTGGGTAATGCCGCGCTCGCGGGCTAGCTCGCTGGTAATGAGCAGCAGTAGGTAGCCTACCCGCAGGGTCATCAGCCCTTTGAAGAGGGAAGGCTCGGCTTTGATCAGAATGCTGAGGTCGATCAGCACCTCCTGGGTGAGCACGTGGTCGCGCACGTCGTCGCCACAAAAGGTGCGGATCTTATCGACGATCTCGCTGTGCCCCATGGGCTCACTAATCAGCGATTCTTCGCTGTAGGATTTGCCCACGGAGATTTGCTTTTGGCGCACCAGCAGCTCGGTCACCGCATCGGATAGGGTGATGTCGGCTTTCTCTAGCAGACCGGCGGCGCGGCGCAAGATGCCCCACTGCTCTAGCTGGCTGGCCTTGGCGTAGACTTCATCTAGCAGGTCTGCGACAGTGATCGCGTGGTTGGGGCCGCCAAAGCCCGTGTTAAAGCCGCTGCCGTGCAAATGCTTGAGGGTGCTGAGCAGCTCAATTTGCTCATAGATGTTGTTTGACTGGCGCAGCTGGGTGAGCAGACTGTCGAGGTCGGTTTCGTTCTCTAGGGTGTATTCTTCGAGCAGTGATAGGGGGCCGTCGCGATCGGGCTCAAAGCCCAAGTAGGCCGTCCACAGAGGTGTGTAGCCCACGGAGGTGCTGCCCAGCTGGTAGCCGTTGACGTTTTCAACCCGCTCTAGGCTGGTGGTCATCATCAGCTGATGCAGGGGGCCAAGTTTGACGGGGACATGATCGCAGCGATCGTCCTGCAGCTCCTGCATCAGCGCCATCAGCGGCGACTCATAGATCGGTTTGTGACCCAGCTCAAACATGGCGTGGGTCAGCAGCAGTGTCACCGTGGGCCGGCCTGGCTCGCGCCAGTGGTCGTAGATGTAGGCTAGCTCACTGCGAATTTGGGCTACCAGAAAGTGGTAGTCGAGGGTGAGATAAAACCGCTGCTGATCTAAGAACGACGGCAAAAACACCACCGACTTGCCCTTGATGCGAAAAATTCGCGAGGTGGTCAGGCTGCGCAGCCGCCGCACTGGGCGACCGCTAAGGTCGAGCTTGTCGTTTTTGCCAATTTCGGCGTAGGTCGACGACAGCTCGGTGGCTGGAAACACCTGCACCGGGTCAATCTCTTCTAGGGTTTGGGTAGGCAGGCCGTAGGTGGCTAGCTCCGTTTGCAGCGCCTTGTCTTCGGCTAGCAGCGCCACCTGCACCACGGGATAGCGGTGATCGCCCAAGGCGCGGTGCCGCCCGAGGGGGTCAATATCGCTGGGTTTGAGCAGCCCGTCTTGAAGCAGCTGCCCCAGTAGGTAGAGGCTCTGGGCCCAAACCAGAGGCAGGTTGTCGTTGGGGAGACGGAGCTGGCTGCCGGGCTTCTGGCGCTCTGCTGCCAGGCTAGCTTCGGGCACATAATATAGCTCAGGCAGTAGGCCATGGCCGTCGCGATCGACGGTGAGAGCCGCCAAGCGCTCTTGGTAGAAGAGGATTTGGTCGCGATCGCCCTCAAACAGACTGTCTAGCCACAGGTAGGTAAAAAACAGCGGCCACTCGCACTCAATGTGCTCAAACTGCCGCAGTTCCTCGGGTTCGTAGTGCAGTCGGTTGGTGTCTTCAATCACGGTCTGGTGACCGTCGCGCAGAAACCGCTTGCAGCCGTAGGGGCCTTGAAGTTTGTCAATAATTTTTTGCCGAGTTTTTTGGGCCAGCTGCTCATCGTCGATGGCAAAGGCTGGGTAGCCCACTACGCTCAGCAGCGCCGCATCAATTTCCTTAGACCCCGACTCACGGGGCAGCAGCGACTCTAGGGTAATGCGGGCGCGGGCAATCTCGTCGGTGAGCACGTGAATAGTTGAGGACTGCCCCCCACGCATGCCAAACAGGTTAAATCCCCGCAGCGCTTCCAAAGCCGCCTTGGCCATGCCCACAGAGCTGGCGTTGAGCTCAGGCTTGCCGTGGTTCATTTTGTTGCCCCGTTCCCAGATGCCGTAGTCGGGGGTACGGTAGGCGCGGCCGATGTAGTAGACCAGGTTCTGCACAAAGTTGACTTCATCCTGGGTGTAGATAATTTGCAGCCCCGAGGCCGTCATCTGAGCCAGCATGAGCAAAAACACCGAGGTGGCGTCGATTTGCAGATGACCCCACTCGTCGTCTCCCACTACTGGGAGCCCAGTGCCCGTGTCGTACTTGGCGTGCAGCGCCTGAAGCGGATCCTGTCGTTCTTTAAAGTGCTCAACTTTTCTAGCCTGGCGCAGCATGGCCGTGAGTAGGCCGCGCATGAGCTTGACGACGCTCTGCTCTAGCTCCACCGTGCGGCCCCGGTCGTCGTCGAGGTGGCGGTAGGCTAGGCCTACCCCCCACACCGCCAAAATGCTGTAGACGTTGTCGCGCACCCAGGCATCGGTGTAGTTGCCGTGGACGTTCACTGCCGTGCTGGCAGGCAAGAGGCCGCTAACCGGGTGCTGCCGCGACAAAATCACGGTTTTGACCTGCTGGTAGTAGCGATCGAGCCGCTCCTGAAGGGAAGCTGAGGACATAGACAGTGACGATAAGGAAACGACGGCGGACAGTGAGAGTTAATCGAGTTTTAACCCACTGTAGGGGCGATCGGTCAAGTAATAGTCATGGAGATTACAGAATTCTGATGATTGAGCATGGTGCATTGCAAGGCAGGTGTGGGTTAGATGGCGCACTAGCAGAACCCAACAAACCCTAGTCCGTTGTTGGATTTCATTTCGTTTTACCCAACCTTAGTGGCTCGGAAACAATCCTTCCTGACAAGCTCTAGCCCGCACCCCAAATACTTCTCCCAATCTGGGATAGGGACTTTGAAAGGTTTCCGGCTCCCCTCTCCTCCCTGGGAGAGGTGCTGGGGAATGTAGCTTGCTCCCCATAGGGTGGGCTAGCCGGGACCTTACGATCTACTGAACCTACGATTTGCTTTGCAGCTAACCTTTGGGCAGTGTATTTAGCCAGTTTAGCAGCAGCGGATTGACCACCTCGGGGCGCTCGTCGTGCGGGCAGTGACCAGTGTCGGCAATGCCGTGGAAAGTAACTAGGCTGGGGCGAGCTATATCTTCGGCCAGCTTACGGTAGACCTCAGCGCCTTTGATCGGCGTCCAGGGATCGTTTTCGCCCCAGAGCACCAGGAGCGGTTGGGCAATCTTGGGCAGCAGTTCCTCGGGTTTTGGCCCCGGCGGTGCGGTGACAATGGCGGCGAACACCTTCTGCGCTGTGGGCTTGCAGGCGGGGGTGTAGATCATCTCGATCAGTTCGTCGGTGATGGCGGCGGAGTTGCGGTACACCTGCTTGAGCGAGTTGCGAATGCGACCCTTGCGGCGCACCTGGTTAAACACCAGTGGCCCAACTCGGGGCGAACTCACCAGCCAGGTAAAGGCTCCCATCACCCAGTTCAGCGGCGGGTAGAGTTCTTCAGGGCGGTGGTTGAGGCCGCCGGCACAGTTGAGCACAGCCCCGGCCCTGGCTTTGTCGGGGTGGTT from Leptolyngbya subtilissima AS-A7 encodes the following:
- a CDS encoding glycoside hydrolase family 15 protein; its protein translation is MSSASLQERLDRYYQQVKTVILSRQHPVSGLLPASTAVNVHGNYTDAWVRDNVYSILAVWGVGLAYRHLDDDRGRTVELEQSVVKLMRGLLTAMLRQARKVEHFKERQDPLQALHAKYDTGTGLPVVGDDEWGHLQIDATSVFLLMLAQMTASGLQIIYTQDEVNFVQNLVYYIGRAYRTPDYGIWERGNKMNHGKPELNASSVGMAKAALEALRGFNLFGMRGGQSSTIHVLTDEIARARITLESLLPRESGSKEIDAALLSVVGYPAFAIDDEQLAQKTRQKIIDKLQGPYGCKRFLRDGHQTVIEDTNRLHYEPEELRQFEHIECEWPLFFTYLWLDSLFEGDRDQILFYQERLAALTVDRDGHGLLPELYYVPEASLAAERQKPGSQLRLPNDNLPLVWAQSLYLLGQLLQDGLLKPSDIDPLGRHRALGDHRYPVVQVALLAEDKALQTELATYGLPTQTLEEIDPVQVFPATELSSTYAEIGKNDKLDLSGRPVRRLRSLTTSRIFRIKGKSVVFLPSFLDQQRFYLTLDYHFLVAQIRSELAYIYDHWREPGRPTVTLLLTHAMFELGHKPIYESPLMALMQELQDDRCDHVPVKLGPLHQLMMTTSLERVENVNGYQLGSTSVGYTPLWTAYLGFEPDRDGPLSLLEEYTLENETDLDSLLTQLRQSNNIYEQIELLSTLKHLHGSGFNTGFGGPNHAITVADLLDEVYAKASQLEQWGILRRAAGLLEKADITLSDAVTELLVRQKQISVGKSYSEESLISEPMGHSEIVDKIRTFCGDDVRDHVLTQEVLIDLSILIKAEPSLFKGLMTLRVGYLLLLITSELARERGITQDEAYGQLIDLSPFELKTRLRQVLAGFDGLNQAIFRRESLHVKPHNPINWQVVPDDIEPAAEEAEAPTSHDWWRKRVIDGEIARISEEFYTQVWEVLKHSKGIVIGNKFDRKNRLDSDRILSEMTPGEQNFERRITHLLNKIQAPEYRHVNLEALREMGEIFKVNPDLYFEDHIYLDVLIGHAVRLGWLDHQPDRIAAYESDKAAAWQAFYQLPPTQCATYIAMALQFLTVLGEAESGVEVLEEVA
- a CDS encoding alpha/beta fold hydrolase, which produces MVAELVSLSLASIEKHTWTWRGYAIAYTVAGEGTPIVLIHGFGASLGHWRKNIPALATAGHRVYAIDLLGFGDSDQPEIPYTLDLWQDLLADFWAEFIQTPAVYVGNSIGGLLTLMMLANHPDKARAGAVLNCAGGLNHRPEELYPPLNWVMGAFTWLVSSPRVGPLVFNQVRRKGRIRNSLKQVYRNSAAITDELIEMIYTPACKPTAQKVFAAIVTAPPGPKPEELLPKIAQPLLVLWGENDPWTPIKGAEVYRKLAEDIARPSLVTFHGIADTGHCPHDERPEVVNPLLLNWLNTLPKG